CTAAGGAATAGGAAATGCCACTTACCCACCGAGAGCACTCCTGAAACTCAGCTGCTTTGTCTGCACAACGAGCGAGGCTTAAGCCACTCTCTCTGTGACAGCATCTACTTTTGCATTGGAGACTGTTGAGACATAGCTCTCCATTGTCCTATAAGGAAACCATGATTAGATAAGGTGTGAGCAACAGGATAAATGTCCATGAAGatggacgcaggtggtgctgtagtctaaaccactgagtctcttgggcttgccaatcagaaggtcggcggttcaaatccccatgacagagtgagctccggttttgtcccagcttctgccaacctagcacttcgaaagcatgccagtgcaagtagataaatagggtaccactgtggtgggaaggtaaatggcgtttccgtgtgctctggaaCTTgttacagtgttctgttgtgccagaagcagtttagtcatgctggccacatgacccagaaagctttccgtggacaaacaccggctccttcggcctgaaagtgagatgactgCCGCAACCCGATAGGCGCCTTTgactgactggacttaaccgtccaggaatcctttaccttttacctttagcaTGAAGATGAAGGCCAGACAAACCACCATCCATTCTCAAAGCATAGCAGAGAacaaagccagccagccaagggAGTGAAAGCTGGTAGCCAAACCCACCTCTCACAGGTCTATATCCCCTGATTAGAGGATTTCACGGAATCTTATGGACCTTTATATTTAAGTCACATAAAGTTGATTCTGCAGCACTCCTGTCCTTTCCAAGCTGCCACTAGAGATACTGTGTTGTCATCATCCCTCAACCTCACAAAAGAAAATTCCCATATAGGTAGGGAATGTACCTTGTGTGCCCTGGTTTTTATGCTGATATCCTAGAGTACCCTAATGCTCAAAGTGTTTGTTTGACACTCCTATTCCTAAAGTGAACTGGGGCAACTAAAGCATTTCTGAAATGAATCCTGAAAAGGACCGTATGCATAAATCAAACAAAGTGTCTGAAGAACTCCCTGTAAAAGTATTTCCCTATTACATGACTGGGTAGCAATTTCAATTCTAGAGAGACTCCCAAGAGCCAGACACATGGCAAATCCCTTGCATCAGGGATGCTTCTGGAAAGAGTACAGCAAGAGTACCCAGCAACCTCTTACCAGATTCATGATGAGTCCTCTTTGGCTAGAAAAGGCCTCTGCCAAGGCAAGTGTCAGCAGCAACAAAACCCAAGTGCTCCTCATTGCTTCTTAGCAGTAAGCCAAAGGTTTGATCTGGTGCACCTAGGACAAGAATCCAGAACGTGGCATGTTGCAGACTTATAAAGCCTACCCTCAAAGTCACATGGGTGCCTTCTTGCAAAAGATATGAGTACATGTAATGGAAAAATGCTGTCTtgttaaaaataaaggaaaaaacaaacaagccagtcAAAATCACCCAAGGCCACAGGAGAGTATCATGTGCAGTCAGTCTCGATAGCTCTATTGGTTagaacagaggttttcaacctttttgagtccatggctcccttgaccaactacattctttctgcattctttctgtggggctcaggagcccagttatgtcacctcttgcttgcagagttggcagcctctcacccttttttgaacaccttcccttgtggagtgttccctcagcctcctctccttgggagtcctctgggcagctctctcccccccccccactccaaagagaggtgcctcctcacactgcccctcAGGGGCCTGgaacttgtctgtccattcccaacagtaAGGGCTGGtggctggctgggcttcccttgcccacttgcttgcttactccatgGTCACCTCAGCTCTAGCAACCTCACCCCCTGCTAGAGGCATCATTCGCCTGAGGAGCTTGTAGCcatggctgctgcaacaaacagctgtgcaagcctttgggaggcagaaacaAGAGAGGacatcagagggagggagggaaggaaggaaagagggacaggggccaatgttgcccacggcacccctgaccatcattcaaggcaccccagggtaccatgacacactggttgaaaaccactgggttagaacatggtgctgataatgccaaggttgtaggtttgatccctgtgtgggacagctgcttattcctgcatgTTTACACTCTCAGAAAGAACTGGAACATGTGTGCAGATGTTTGGATATAGCAGAAATAATTGCACCAGACATGAATCTGGCAAGGCCTCCCTTCTTACCTTTCTTGGAAGGCTTATACTGCCAGAGGAAAGGATAACTTGCCAATGGgtaaaaacaacagaaaagcTTATTGCTCACTGTTACTCATTTCATGGCCCTTTCATCTTCTTGAATATCTGGTAGGGCTGCCAACATGAGGAACAGCAGGCAAGTGTGAAAGGCTTGCTCTTTCCCAGAGCTATTATTCAGACAGCCTGAGATATGAAATCACCTTGAGTCCAGTAACAGGAACAGCCTGCTGGAACTTTCTCAGGGCACAGGTGTGGACTTTTTGGATTGCAAGGCCAGGCTCAGGTGTTCAGGGAGATGATTTTTTGAATGCTGTCAGCAGTTAAGTAAGTTTCAGTTTAGACTTGTGGTTCCCAACACATGCCCCACAGAGGGGCAATTTAATTTTTAAgaggggcaatttgagaatgagttattaacagtgaatggccttttaggcttccttttaggcaccaggattttagagatgtttAGGTGGGACATGGCCaagaaaagtttgggaaccactggtttaggcattctagatcaggcatccccaaacgtcggccctccagatgttttggactacaattcccattgtccctgaccactggtcctgttagctaggggtcatgggagttgtaggccaaaacatctggagggccgcagtttggggatgcctgttctagattatCTACTCAGGCAGCTCATGACTCTGGTATTAGTCACTTTGGTGGCATCATTCTTGTTTGCAACTCTTACAGGTTGTTGTCCATATGGGCAATGACCAAGTCAATGCACAAGCAGGAAAGCTTCCATTTGTTGAGCTGAATGTCCTCTTCCACCCTCCCCTGTATGCTCCTTGTAGTTGTACCTTGCACCCCAGATCTgctttgggttccccccccccaaccctgtaaGAGAAGATGGGAGAGGTGCAGGGGCacatgggagaaggaaagggagaaatggaCCAGGTACACATAATATATAGTTATGAGTTTGGGTGGGATCGTTCTGGATGAAACTGTGGGTCACTTCCAGGGCTGGCCAATCCATGAGGTGAGATGAGGCAGTTGCCTTGGAGTGGAAGGCTCTGGAAAGATGGGAGGGGTGGCAGACCCAGCCTCCGTGAAGCATGGCCTGTGCTTGCTGACCTCCCCCACTCTTCTGTGTGCTTAACCCCCCTGCCAACAACAGGTGACAGGAGGTGCGTAGATGGGTGCCTGGCTTCAGGTGTGCAATGGAGGAGGAGCAGGTGGGTGGGAGTGCTGTGGGTGCTCAGTGGTGAGGGggtggcattttctgttttgcttctagCCCTTCCAAACCTTAGAATGGTATGGCATGAAGATATGGTTTTATGGTTGCTTCACCCTGTTCCTTGCTCAACCCACAGTTGTATTATCCATGCCACTGCAAAGTTGGTGAAAACAAACTCACCTAGATGGCAGAATGAGAGCATTCTGGAGCTTTAGCTGTCTAACACACAAAGTGCCTTAGAAGCTAAACTAATGCTgtcatttttttcataaaaacatCTTTTAACCCTAAACTTCAAGCTACATTCCCCTTGAATATTCCAAGGACCTTGAAAAACGCAAACATGTAGCTACCTTGGAAAGTTGTCTCCATCTTTGCAGAACACCTCCTCAAACCACATAATATGAAGTGTTGTGATTCAGGGGCTACTGCATGAATATATTTTATACAGCGAATAGAGAGCAGCTAGCATTCTTTTGCATTACAGCAGGTATGAGCACTTGGTCTCTGAGGGAGTCAGAATTATAATGGGGCAATCATAATGAGCAATTCATTGATAAAATCCCACTAAGCTTCAGTTAGCCCTGGAGGACGTGGCTGATGAAAGCCTGGAAAACCACAGTGCCCACTTGGATGCCGAACGGCATATAGAGATGTTCAAAGTTGCCATTCGTCCCCGTCCTACATCCGGATAGGATTGTATCCCCGCCTCAAGTCCACTTTAGTGTGTATTCGCGCTGTGCGCAGCTGTTCCAGCCCGCCTCCTTCCCCCTCGCTCTACTCGCCTTCCATTCCCTTCTCTCCCCTTGACTTTCTCTGCCTGCCGCTGTCCGTGGTTCTGAAACAGAGCGCGGAAGAGAGAACGGGGGAAGCAACAGCAGGGAGGAGCTTCGAAGGGCATATGGCAGCCGCCGCTTAGAAACCGAGAGAttagggaaaaggaggaggaggagccacagcTAAGTAACCTTCAGGCTCTCAGGGAGCAGATCAGAACATAAACTTAACAGGCATTCTGGAGACCTGTCGACTGAAGCCCGGGAAGGGTCTCTGAGTCTAGAGCTACTTCCCAGAGGTACCGGCTAGGATTGGGAAGCCAAGCCTGCAGCCCCAATTCCCCAGCTTCAGAGCATCTACCCGCTGCTACCCCTCCCATTTCCCGGCGTAAGGAAGCAGTCAGCATGCTGAGCGTCTGACTTTCACCTCCTAGGACCCCTGTCCAGTGCTGACCCTTACCACCTGTTTCCTAGAAGAAACAGCCCACCCTAGGAGTCGCCATGGGGAAGATGCTCCCAGCCCAGGAGGCAGCAAAAATCTACCACACCAACTATGTGAGGAATGCCCGAGCCATGGGGGTCCTGTGGGCCCTGTTCACCCTCTGCTTTGCTGTGATCATGGTGGTGACTTTCATCCAGCCCTACTGGATCGGGGACAGCATTGATACACCACAGGCCGGCTACTTTGGCCTTTTCTCCTACTGCATTGGCAATGCCCTTACAGGGGAACTCATCTGCAAGGGCAGCCCAATGGACTTCGGCACCATCCCCTCAAGTGCCTTCAAAACGGCCATGTTCTTTGTGGGCATCTCAACCTTCCTCATCATTGGCTGCATCTTCTGCTtcagcctcttcttcttctgcaacgCAGCCACTGTCTTCAAGGTGTGCGCTTGGATGCAGCTGGCAGCATGTGAGTGGGGCTTAGGGGacctggagggagaggggaagacaCGCTTGTAAGAGTCACACACCTGTGCTAATGGGAGTAGCCTCAGGGCCAAGCAATATCATTTTTGGGACAACATAGCTCTTTGCCTCTGTTTCCCAAAGGCCACCTGTGTAGATATAATTCAAATctgctggtggccattttggattcACACTACATTGGCACCAACACAAACCAGGTTTTGGAACATTTAATTTGCTGCTGAAGCTCCCAG
The genomic region above belongs to Zootoca vivipara chromosome 7, rZooViv1.1, whole genome shotgun sequence and contains:
- the LHFPL5 gene encoding LHFPL tetraspan subfamily member 5 protein isoform X2; the encoded protein is MGKMLPAQEAAKIYHTNYVRNARAMGVLWALFTLCFAVIMVVTFIQPYWIGDSIDTPQAGYFGLFSYCIGNALTGELICKGSPMDFGTIPSSAFKTAMFFVGISTFLIIGCIFCFSLFFFCNAATVFKVCAWMQLAACAGLAIGCLLYPDGWDSPEVKRMCGEKTDKYTLGVCTVRWAYILCIIGILDAFILSFLAFVLGNRQDNLLPSDFQVDNKEEGNE
- the CLPS gene encoding colipase, whose amino-acid sequence is MRSTWVLLLLTLALAEAFSSQRGLIMNLDNGELCLNSLQCKSRCCHRESGLSLARCADKAAEFQECSRWHLTGIYYRCPCENGLSCEADRTIIGTITNTDYGICEDPARKLKVEGKH
- the LHFPL5 gene encoding LHFPL tetraspan subfamily member 5 protein isoform X1 → MGKMLPAQEAAKIYHTNYVRNARAMGVLWALFTLCFAVIMVVTFIQPYWIGDSIDTPQAGYFGLFSYCIGNALTGELICKGSPMDFGTIPSSAFKTAMFFVGISTFLIIGCIFCFSLFFFCNAATVFKVCAWMQLAACAGLAIGCLLYPDGWDSPEVKRMCGEKTDKYTLGVCTVRWAYILCIIGILDAFILSFLAFVLGNRQDNLLPSDFQVDNKGDPIVCMDPLRADTTLQQTSTL